The proteins below are encoded in one region of Tepidisphaeraceae bacterium:
- a CDS encoding ABC transporter permease has translation MLSYVIRRLLLMIPTLIGVTLLVFLIMAMAPGGLGAGLRDEAGSMRPEQRKVIEDYYKKRYGLDQPLWRQYLRWANQVSPVGLKDAGVGFPASWRVGVKVPDLGESFLRKRPVIDVVADTLPITLLLNLITIPIIYVISILSGIYAAKYRGKTFDVASGTAFLALWSLPTMWVGVMLLGLLANRDNLQWFPTAGLHDTQAGLMSFLPSWGGESGFERGWLLDTLWHLALPVLCLTYGGFAFMSKLMRASVLENLQSDYARTARAKGLADRVVLMRHVLSNSLLPLITVAAGILPGLLGGSLIVETIFSINGMGRLMIEAIQMKDRELVMSQTYVIGAISLLCVIVSDVCYAIADPRVSYE, from the coding sequence ATGCTCAGTTACGTCATCCGCCGATTGCTCTTGATGATCCCCACGCTGATCGGCGTGACGCTGCTCGTCTTCCTCATCATGGCGATGGCGCCGGGGGGCTTGGGCGCCGGCCTGCGCGACGAGGCCGGCAGCATGCGGCCGGAACAGCGCAAGGTGATCGAGGACTACTACAAGAAGCGTTACGGTCTCGATCAGCCGCTCTGGCGCCAGTACCTGCGGTGGGCCAACCAGGTATCGCCCGTCGGTCTGAAGGACGCCGGCGTCGGGTTCCCCGCCAGTTGGCGAGTGGGAGTGAAGGTGCCCGATCTGGGCGAGAGCTTCCTGCGCAAGCGCCCGGTGATCGACGTGGTCGCCGACACACTGCCGATCACGCTGCTGTTGAACCTCATCACGATTCCGATCATCTACGTGATCTCGATCCTCAGTGGCATCTACGCGGCGAAGTACCGTGGCAAGACGTTTGATGTGGCCAGTGGCACGGCGTTCCTGGCGCTCTGGTCGCTGCCGACGATGTGGGTCGGCGTGATGCTCCTGGGCCTGCTGGCCAACCGCGATAACCTTCAGTGGTTTCCCACCGCAGGGTTGCACGACACGCAGGCGGGGCTGATGTCGTTCCTGCCAAGCTGGGGTGGCGAATCCGGCTTCGAACGCGGCTGGCTGCTCGATACGCTCTGGCACCTGGCGCTTCCGGTCCTCTGCCTCACGTATGGCGGGTTCGCGTTCATGTCCAAACTGATGCGCGCCAGCGTGCTGGAAAACCTGCAATCCGACTACGCCCGTACTGCCCGCGCCAAGGGCTTGGCCGATCGTGTCGTGTTGATGCGGCACGTCCTGTCGAACAGTTTGCTACCGCTCATCACCGTGGCCGCAGGCATCCTGCCGGGGCTGCTGGGTGGGTCGCTCATCGTCGAGACGATCTTCAGCATCAACGGCATGGGCCGGCTGATGATCGAGGCCATCCAGATGAAGGACCGCGAACTGGTGATGAGCCAGACGTACGTGATCGGCGCGATCAGCCTGCTCTGCGTAATCGTCTCGGACGTCTGCTACGCGATCGCCGACCCGCGGGTGAGCTATGAGTAA
- a CDS encoding ABC transporter permease has product MSNAGAIPAGDASPPPPSDPSAPFGSDRVAPVEEVAPRSWTAEVLASTVSRTGAKIGLIWIAIVAFCAIFAPLLANSYPLIAKVDGEVSFPVVRHFTAADVTLLIGVVIVAVLWVLPMRRKLTVWTGIGLITAVAVLSLIFVSPPATEIFESHREAVADGRVQWAVRAPVPYSVGDRQRDVPAFEVPHPWAPRLKHPMGTNTLGADILSHMIHACRIAMAIGVISTGISMVIGVIIGGLMGYFAGIVDLLGSRLIEIFAAIPTIYLLLTFIAAFPEYRSIYLIMAIIGLTSWTGDARFVRAEFLKLRKQDFVHAAIAAGLPLRSVLFRHLLPNALAPLLVSASFGVAGAILAESTLSFLGLGIPIGDASWGQLLNEAISAGGGFNWWLATFPGVAIFFTVFAYNMIGEAVRDALDPRMRGT; this is encoded by the coding sequence ATGAGTAACGCCGGCGCCATACCTGCGGGCGACGCGTCACCGCCGCCCCCGTCCGACCCGTCGGCACCGTTCGGCAGCGACCGTGTGGCGCCGGTGGAAGAGGTCGCGCCGCGCTCGTGGACGGCGGAAGTCTTGGCCAGCACCGTGTCGCGCACCGGCGCGAAAATCGGGCTAATTTGGATCGCCATCGTCGCGTTCTGCGCTATTTTTGCTCCGCTGCTAGCCAACAGCTATCCGCTGATTGCAAAAGTGGATGGCGAGGTCTCGTTCCCCGTCGTCCGCCACTTCACGGCGGCGGACGTGACGCTGTTGATCGGCGTCGTCATCGTGGCGGTGCTCTGGGTCCTGCCGATGCGCCGCAAGCTGACGGTGTGGACCGGCATCGGCCTGATCACGGCCGTTGCCGTCCTCTCGCTGATCTTCGTGAGCCCACCGGCTACGGAGATCTTCGAATCGCACCGCGAGGCCGTAGCCGACGGCCGCGTGCAGTGGGCGGTGCGCGCGCCGGTGCCGTACAGCGTGGGCGACCGCCAGCGCGATGTGCCCGCGTTTGAAGTTCCCCACCCGTGGGCCCCTAGGTTGAAGCACCCGATGGGCACCAACACGCTCGGCGCCGACATCCTTTCGCACATGATTCACGCCTGCCGGATCGCGATGGCGATCGGGGTGATTTCGACCGGCATTTCGATGGTGATCGGCGTGATCATCGGTGGGTTGATGGGGTACTTCGCCGGCATCGTCGATTTGCTTGGCAGCCGGTTGATCGAGATCTTCGCGGCGATCCCGACGATTTACCTGCTGCTGACTTTCATCGCAGCGTTCCCGGAGTACCGCAGCATATACTTGATCATGGCGATCATCGGCCTGACGAGCTGGACGGGCGACGCCCGATTCGTGCGTGCCGAGTTCCTGAAGCTGCGCAAGCAGGACTTCGTCCACGCCGCCATCGCCGCCGGGCTGCCGCTGCGATCGGTGCTGTTTCGGCATTTGCTGCCCAACGCGCTGGCGCCGCTGTTGGTCAGTGCCAGCTTCGGCGTCGCAGGCGCGATTTTGGCCGAGAGCACGCTGAGCTTCCTGGGGCTGGGCATTCCGATCGGCGATGCCAGCTGGGGGCAGTTGTTGAACGAGGCCATTAGCGCGGGTGGTGGCTTCAACTGGTGGCTGGCGACGTTCCCGGGCGTGGCCATCTTCTTCACCGTCTTCGCCTACAACATGATCGGCGAGGCCGTGCGCGACGCCTTGGACCCACGAATGCGAGGGACGTAA
- a CDS encoding ABC transporter ATP-binding protein codes for MTTDSQHPLLHIDKLNVAFDTARGQVQPVRDVSMAVYPGQTLAVVGESGCGKSVTAMSVLRLIPQPPGRFLSGQIRFEGRDLLTLPERDMRRVRGKEIAMIFQEPMTSLNPVYTIGDQIAEAIVLHQNMRGSAAMDAAETALRDVGIADPGRRLREYPHQMSGGMRQRVMIAMALSCKPKLLIADEPTTALDVTIQAQILELLRKLQRENGMAIMLITHDLGVVAENADTVAVMYAGRVVEHATVHDLFDKPQHPYTEGLFRSVPKLGANAERLDTISGSVPNPANLPTGCKFHPRCPRMQGDPVCAQVDPKLGEVQRNHWAACHHIEGFAEAPVTPPQLPFKRPEHIAGIPAEVLS; via the coding sequence ATGACGACCGACAGCCAACATCCGCTGCTGCACATTGACAAGCTCAACGTCGCGTTCGACACCGCGCGCGGCCAGGTGCAACCCGTGCGCGACGTGTCGATGGCGGTCTATCCCGGTCAGACGCTGGCGGTGGTGGGGGAGAGCGGGTGCGGCAAGTCGGTGACGGCGATGTCGGTGCTGCGGCTGATCCCACAGCCGCCGGGAAGGTTCCTGTCGGGTCAGATTCGGTTCGAGGGACGCGATTTGCTGACCCTGCCCGAGCGCGACATGCGGCGGGTGCGCGGTAAGGAGATCGCGATGATCTTCCAGGAACCGATGACCTCCCTCAACCCCGTCTACACCATTGGTGACCAGATCGCCGAGGCGATCGTGCTGCATCAGAACATGCGCGGCAGCGCAGCGATGGACGCCGCAGAGACTGCCTTGCGGGACGTCGGCATTGCCGACCCCGGCCGGCGCTTGCGCGAGTATCCGCACCAAATGTCCGGCGGCATGCGGCAGCGCGTGATGATCGCGATGGCGCTCTCCTGCAAGCCCAAGCTGCTGATCGCCGACGAACCGACCACCGCGCTCGACGTGACCATTCAGGCCCAGATCCTCGAATTGCTGCGCAAGCTGCAACGCGAGAACGGTATGGCGATCATGCTGATCACGCACGACCTGGGCGTGGTCGCCGAAAATGCGGATACGGTCGCGGTGATGTACGCTGGGCGGGTCGTGGAACATGCGACGGTGCACGACCTGTTCGATAAGCCGCAGCATCCGTACACGGAAGGCTTGTTCCGATCGGTGCCGAAGCTGGGGGCAAACGCCGAGCGGTTGGACACCATTTCCGGATCAGTGCCCAACCCGGCCAACCTCCCGACCGGTTGCAAGTTTCACCCGCGGTGCCCGCGCATGCAGGGCGACCCGGTGTGTGCGCAAGTTGATCCGAAGTTGGGCGAAGTGCAGCGGAACCATTGGGCGGCGTGTCATCATATCGAAGGCTTCGCCGAGGCGCCGGTCACGCCACCGCAGTTGCCCTTCAAGCGGCCTGAGCACATCGCGGGCATACCGGCGGAGGTTTTGTCATGA
- a CDS encoding oligopeptide/dipeptide ABC transporter ATP-binding protein produces MSSGIASGTPVDYSAPPYAAPDPAQPVVEVRDLRTYFPIRKGLLSTTVGHVKAVDGVSFSVGQGKTLGLVGESGCGKTTVGRSLLRLIPLTSGEVLYRGEDFLQPRGEQLRKLRQKMQIIFQDPVSSLNPRMTVGNIIGEPIEVHGIAKGKDKLELVASLLQRVGLDPAYAVRYPHEFSGGQRQRIGIARAISLSPDFIVCDEPVSALDVSIQSQILNLLNDLQQELGIAYLFIAHNLAVVEHFSDEVAVMYLGRIVEQASSRELYANPKHPYTMALLSAVPETDPRPKKARIVLRGEVPSPANPPAGCPFHPRCPLTRQMAQQAGESDTVEITSGGERFRVLHKCVAQVPPLEQKQGEPGHVAACVVTE; encoded by the coding sequence ATGAGCTCAGGTATCGCCAGTGGAACGCCAGTCGATTATTCAGCCCCGCCGTATGCGGCGCCCGATCCCGCGCAGCCGGTCGTGGAGGTGCGCGATCTACGCACGTACTTCCCGATCCGCAAAGGACTTTTGTCGACCACCGTGGGTCATGTGAAGGCGGTCGATGGTGTGAGCTTCAGCGTCGGCCAAGGCAAGACGCTCGGCCTTGTCGGTGAATCGGGGTGTGGCAAGACGACGGTAGGCCGATCGCTGCTGCGCCTCATCCCGCTCACGTCGGGCGAGGTGCTGTATCGCGGTGAGGATTTCCTGCAGCCGCGCGGTGAACAGCTGCGCAAGTTACGGCAGAAGATGCAGATCATCTTCCAGGACCCCGTCAGCAGCCTAAACCCCCGTATGACCGTCGGCAACATCATCGGCGAGCCGATCGAGGTCCACGGCATCGCCAAGGGGAAAGACAAGCTCGAACTCGTGGCCTCGCTGCTGCAGCGCGTCGGGCTCGATCCGGCGTACGCTGTCCGGTACCCGCACGAATTTTCCGGTGGGCAACGACAACGCATCGGTATTGCCCGGGCGATCTCGCTGTCGCCCGACTTCATCGTCTGCGACGAGCCGGTCAGTGCGCTCGACGTGTCGATCCAATCGCAGATCCTGAATTTGCTGAACGACCTTCAACAGGAATTGGGCATCGCGTACCTGTTCATCGCGCACAACCTGGCCGTCGTCGAACACTTCAGCGATGAGGTCGCGGTGATGTACTTGGGACGCATCGTCGAACAGGCGAGCAGCCGAGAGCTGTATGCGAACCCGAAGCACCCGTACACGATGGCGCTGCTGAGCGCCGTGCCCGAGACCGACCCGCGGCCGAAGAAGGCCCGCATCGTCTTGCGCGGCGAGGTCCCCAGCCCCGCTAATCCACCGGCCGGCTGCCCGTTCCACCCGCGTTGCCCACTCACGCGCCAGATGGCGCAACAGGCTGGCGAGAGCGACACAGTCGAGATCACCAGTGGCGGCGAGCGCTTCCGCGTGCTGCACAAGTGCGTTGCGCAGGTGCCGCCATTGGAGCAAAAGCAGGGCGAGCCGGGCCACGTGGCGGCGTGCGTGGTGACGGAGTAG
- a CDS encoding glycosyltransferase family 2 protein yields MQTQPPPIHKLSVVIPVYNEGDTVQTLIGLVVNAALPAGMTREIICVNDCSTDRTAAKLDELPALFPETSFQIRHKPVNEGKGAALRDGFKLANGDAVIVQDADLEYDPDDYVKLLEPIVEGKADVVYGSRFIGEPHRVLYYYHTLGNKFLTTLSNACTNLNLTDMEVCYKVFRKSVLDQIEIKCNRFGFEPEVTAKIAKIRPRLRIYEVGVAYYGRSYEEGKKITWKDGVKAILTIIRFRFTN; encoded by the coding sequence ATGCAAACGCAGCCACCACCCATTCATAAGCTTTCCGTCGTCATACCCGTCTACAACGAAGGCGACACCGTTCAGACGCTGATCGGCCTCGTCGTCAACGCCGCGCTGCCTGCGGGCATGACGCGGGAGATCATCTGCGTCAACGACTGCTCGACCGACCGCACCGCCGCTAAGCTGGACGAGCTGCCGGCGCTGTTTCCCGAGACGTCGTTCCAGATTCGTCATAAGCCGGTAAATGAGGGAAAAGGGGCCGCGCTCCGCGACGGCTTCAAGCTGGCCAACGGCGACGCGGTGATCGTGCAGGACGCCGACCTGGAATACGACCCCGACGACTACGTGAAGCTGCTCGAGCCGATCGTCGAGGGCAAGGCCGACGTCGTCTATGGAAGCCGGTTCATCGGCGAGCCGCACCGTGTGCTGTACTACTACCACACGCTCGGCAACAAGTTCCTGACGACGCTCAGCAACGCCTGCACGAACCTCAACCTGACCGACATGGAGGTCTGCTACAAGGTCTTCCGCAAGTCGGTGCTGGACCAGATCGAGATCAAGTGCAACCGCTTCGGCTTCGAGCCCGAGGTGACCGCGAAGATTGCCAAGATTCGTCCGCGGTTGCGCATCTACGAGGTGGGCGTGGCGTACTACGGGCGCAGCTACGAAGAGGGGAAGAAAATCACCTGGAAGGATGGCGTGAAAGCCATCCTGACGATCATCCGGTTTCGGTTCACGAATTGA
- a CDS encoding VWA domain-containing protein: MKYFYGEFDGQEFPNPDSLFGMDKLMDFIMEYGDQAMKALEQMMKDPKNAEQSELLQQLINDGLLDKDGKGKLNLTPRAVGKMQKKALSEVFANLRNGTRDGHEKVTAGAGGERIEGTKPYQYGDPVSELDLHQTIHNALARHGLPTSVGRDNPGVHVGPTKIQFDERDFELHLHEGTTSCSTVVLLDMSGSMMRYNRFSSAKKVAMAMQALIRQRFPQDSIDFVGFYSGANRIPDSKLPLAMPKPVTIYDYQVRMKVPIGQIDKAPQHFTNLHLGLQMARRILKQRTSENKQIFIVTDGQPTAHVEGDHIYLLYPPDERSTVATLKEALLAVREGCRLSTFALVEDYWGMDWVGFVDQLTKLTKGVAFYTSSGELASCIMESYLSGRKKKAFIA, from the coding sequence ATGAAGTATTTCTATGGCGAGTTTGACGGCCAGGAGTTCCCCAATCCCGATTCGCTCTTCGGGATGGACAAGCTCATGGACTTCATCATGGAGTACGGCGACCAGGCGATGAAGGCCTTGGAGCAGATGATGAAGGACCCGAAGAACGCCGAGCAGTCCGAACTGCTGCAACAACTCATCAACGATGGCCTGCTGGATAAGGACGGCAAGGGCAAGCTAAACCTCACCCCCCGCGCCGTCGGCAAGATGCAGAAAAAGGCGCTGAGCGAGGTCTTCGCCAACTTGCGCAACGGAACCCGCGACGGTCACGAGAAGGTGACCGCCGGCGCCGGTGGTGAACGCATCGAAGGCACCAAGCCCTACCAGTACGGCGACCCGGTCAGCGAGCTCGACCTGCACCAGACCATCCACAACGCCTTAGCCCGTCACGGCCTTCCCACTTCAGTGGGGAGGGACAACCCGGGCGTCCATGTCGGTCCCACCAAAATTCAGTTTGACGAGCGTGACTTCGAGCTTCACCTGCACGAGGGCACCACCTCGTGCAGCACCGTGGTGCTGCTGGACATGTCCGGCTCGATGATGCGCTACAACCGCTTCAGCAGCGCCAAGAAGGTCGCGATGGCGATGCAGGCGCTCATCCGCCAGCGGTTCCCGCAGGACTCGATCGACTTCGTCGGCTTCTACAGCGGCGCCAACCGCATCCCCGATTCGAAGCTGCCGCTGGCGATGCCCAAGCCGGTGACGATCTACGACTATCAGGTGCGCATGAAGGTGCCGATCGGCCAGATCGACAAGGCCCCGCAGCACTTTACCAACCTGCACCTGGGCCTGCAGATGGCGCGGCGCATCCTGAAACAGCGGACGAGCGAGAACAAGCAGATCTTTATCGTGACCGACGGTCAGCCGACCGCCCACGTGGAAGGCGACCACATTTACCTGCTCTACCCGCCGGACGAACGCAGCACCGTGGCGACGTTGAAGGAGGCGCTGCTGGCCGTGCGCGAAGGGTGTCGGCTGAGCACGTTCGCATTGGTGGAAGACTACTGGGGAATGGATTGGGTGGGCTTCGTCGACCAGCTGACTAAGCTGACCAAGGGCGTCGCGTTCTACACCAGCAGCGGTGAACTGGCCTCGTGCATCATGGAGAGCTATTTGAGCGGGCGAAAGAAAAAGGCGTTCATCGCATAA
- a CDS encoding prepilin-type N-terminal cleavage/methylation domain-containing protein produces MSTAYATPTAFTRAHGRATTRSRARGNRDRSGLGLIELLISLAITSALLTAVAVATAVSAKVVTDNDEFTRAAQAARVALNLMLSDCRRGAPDANEITNTTLGVVTAENAIRTYRYDEVAQQILLSDLDALDQPGLEHVVVRNVSAARFDVTSSGTPLAVRRVTVNLTVSIGGNAVHLSGSAAPRQNATY; encoded by the coding sequence ATGAGCACAGCGTACGCCACTCCCACCGCGTTCACCCGTGCCCATGGTCGCGCCACAACGCGCTCGCGGGCGCGGGGCAACCGCGATCGCAGCGGCCTGGGGTTGATCGAGTTGCTGATCAGCCTCGCGATCACGTCGGCCCTGCTGACGGCCGTCGCGGTGGCCACGGCGGTGTCGGCGAAGGTGGTGACGGACAACGACGAGTTCACCCGCGCTGCCCAGGCGGCCCGCGTGGCGTTGAACCTCATGCTCTCCGACTGCCGCCGAGGCGCGCCCGACGCGAACGAGATCACCAATACCACGCTGGGCGTGGTGACGGCCGAGAACGCCATCCGCACGTATCGCTACGACGAAGTGGCGCAGCAGATCCTGCTGAGCGACCTTGACGCCCTTGATCAGCCTGGTCTCGAACACGTCGTGGTGCGCAACGTAAGCGCCGCCCGCTTCGACGTCACGTCCTCCGGCACACCGCTCGCCGTCCGCCGGGTGACGGTCAACCTGACCGTCTCCATCGGGGGCAACGCCGTCCACCTTTCCGGCTCAGCGGCGCCGCGGCAGAACGCGACGTACTAA
- a CDS encoding pilus assembly PilX N-terminal domain-containing protein — protein MSMQRKHPCLTVKRTRARRGMTAVIAMIYLALFSTLAIGFYSSTSLSMKVVGNDRDGVIALSAAESGMQFMKYQLSQVSVNPTVTTPADVIAGVAADLQANLSDSRDMGSHTVGQSGLVISVPATTGATIPFDGVAPGAAFSATITHLPGVNNTLVVRVTGEYAGTRRTVTMDYDRRQIPTTIYNYAIASKGAIVLGKGDVTSTDPANSDTIHAMSAKPDTDDAVIVSGGTLGGDLTVLMGSDVDFRKGSVGGASTQSLVLANTTYLPDAPEFPIVNTSVFKSYATNVYNGARTQTNIRVPANTNPRFNGGDTVNGILYIESPNTVTFRGNFNMAGIIVFEDKAGANTLDFSGNMSQTPAPSGSQFDAIRAASSVSILAPTALVAMTGSTGSFLRGSVIADRFTFNGAADIRIDRGTLMTLNPGMNSAVFSGSKSVKFTATGADNAPTTGMSYSSFFAPKASTFHELMQ, from the coding sequence ATGTCAATGCAACGCAAACATCCCTGCCTCACCGTGAAGCGTACGCGTGCCCGTCGCGGTATGACGGCGGTCATCGCGATGATCTACCTGGCGCTGTTCTCGACGCTGGCGATCGGCTTCTACTCGTCGACGTCGCTGTCGATGAAGGTCGTCGGCAACGACCGGGATGGGGTGATCGCCCTCTCGGCGGCCGAGTCGGGCATGCAGTTCATGAAGTACCAACTGTCGCAGGTGTCGGTCAACCCGACCGTGACCACGCCGGCCGACGTCATCGCCGGCGTCGCCGCCGACCTACAGGCAAACCTTTCCGATTCTCGCGATATGGGCAGCCACACGGTCGGACAATCGGGCCTGGTAATTTCGGTGCCCGCCACGACCGGCGCGACGATCCCGTTCGACGGTGTTGCGCCGGGCGCGGCGTTCAGTGCAACGATCACCCACCTGCCGGGCGTGAACAACACGCTGGTCGTCCGCGTCACCGGTGAGTACGCGGGCACGCGCCGCACGGTCACGATGGACTACGACCGCCGACAGATTCCCACGACCATCTACAACTACGCGATCGCCTCGAAGGGCGCGATCGTGCTGGGCAAGGGCGATGTTACCAGCACCGACCCCGCCAACAGCGATACGATTCACGCGATGAGCGCCAAGCCCGACACCGATGACGCGGTGATCGTCAGCGGCGGTACGCTGGGTGGCGACCTCACCGTCCTCATGGGGTCCGACGTCGACTTCCGCAAGGGCTCGGTGGGTGGCGCCTCGACCCAATCGCTCGTGCTGGCCAACACGACCTATTTGCCCGACGCGCCAGAGTTCCCGATCGTCAACACGTCGGTCTTCAAGTCGTACGCAACCAACGTTTACAACGGCGCCAGGACGCAGACCAACATCCGCGTGCCGGCCAACACGAACCCCAGATTCAACGGTGGCGACACGGTCAACGGCATCCTGTATATCGAGTCGCCTAACACCGTGACGTTCCGGGGCAACTTCAATATGGCCGGCATCATCGTGTTCGAGGACAAGGCCGGCGCCAACACGTTGGACTTCAGCGGCAACATGAGCCAGACGCCGGCGCCTTCGGGCTCGCAGTTCGACGCCATCCGTGCTGCCAGCAGCGTGTCGATCCTGGCCCCCACGGCACTGGTGGCCATGACGGGCAGCACCGGCTCGTTCCTGCGCGGCAGCGTGATCGCCGACCGCTTCACCTTCAACGGCGCCGCCGATATCCGCATCGATCGCGGCACGCTGATGACGCTGAACCCGGGCATGAACTCGGCGGTCTTCTCCGGCAGCAAGTCGGTCAAGTTTACCGCGACCGGCGCCGACAACGCGCCGACCACCGGCATGAGCTACTCGTCCTTCTTCGCGCCCAAAGCGTCCACCTTCCACGAGTTGATGCAATGA
- a CDS encoding type II secretion system protein, whose product MDKRIPHPRLTRTRGFTLIEAALTTVIVGVAFVAMLTLFAAGTSVNNTSASMTTGMHLAKSVREMAMTMEFTSPASPGTWGRDSGETATNPGAWDDLNDLDNASFSPPIDGGGNVIPNMENWRQTIDVRCVDVNGMETLLPDGTSEAIRITTIVTRGTDEVCRLSWYAFEGTP is encoded by the coding sequence ATGGACAAGCGCATCCCCCATCCTCGGCTTACTCGCACTCGCGGCTTCACGCTCATCGAGGCAGCCCTCACGACGGTGATCGTGGGTGTCGCGTTCGTCGCAATGCTGACGCTGTTTGCAGCCGGCACCAGCGTGAACAACACGAGCGCCTCGATGACCACCGGCATGCACCTGGCCAAGAGCGTCCGCGAGATGGCGATGACGATGGAGTTCACCTCCCCCGCCTCGCCGGGCACGTGGGGACGCGATTCCGGTGAGACCGCGACCAACCCCGGCGCGTGGGATGACCTGAACGATCTCGACAACGCATCGTTCAGCCCCCCGATCGACGGCGGAGGGAACGTGATTCCCAACATGGAAAACTGGCGCCAGACGATCGACGTTCGCTGCGTTGACGTGAATGGAATGGAGACGTTGCTGCCCGATGGCACCTCCGAGGCGATCCGCATCACGACGATCGTGACGCGCGGCACCGACGAGGTCTGCAGGCTGTCCTGGTATGCGTTCGAGGGCACGCCTTAA
- a CDS encoding type II secretion system F family protein, whose protein sequence is MPNYRYESKSANGKAQSGILTAPTLAAASQQLRERGEYILALAPAGDEAKKGGFNFSIEMGPSAKDVQNFTSQLAVMIRAGISIRAAIEGIADQAENKKFKAMLTQMKKDVESGKQFSDALMRYPKVFSPLYINMVKASELSGGFSKMLDRIATYLMQQIETRSMVVGAMIYPGIIGVMAIGTTIFLLAFVVPRFGVIFKGKEALLPAPTRVLNMMSAFVVDYWYVLLSAVVMAAWAFVLMLRTDWGRLWFDKAKLSVPLFKKLFRALYISRSLHTMGQLINAGVPMLDTISITAEISGNALYRRMWRSVHSAVKQGKKISQPLQRSPLLPKSVIQMIGAGEESGKLGEVLDEVSEYYSRELKLVIKSVTAMIEPIMIVAMGSVVGFIAMSIILPIFKLSSIVK, encoded by the coding sequence ATGCCAAATTACCGCTACGAATCGAAGTCGGCCAACGGCAAAGCCCAGTCGGGCATACTGACCGCGCCCACCCTCGCGGCGGCGTCGCAGCAGCTGCGCGAGCGCGGCGAGTACATCCTGGCACTGGCGCCGGCGGGCGACGAGGCGAAGAAGGGTGGCTTCAACTTCAGCATCGAGATGGGCCCCAGCGCCAAGGACGTTCAGAACTTCACCAGCCAGCTGGCCGTCATGATCCGCGCCGGCATCAGCATCCGCGCCGCCATCGAGGGCATCGCCGACCAGGCCGAGAACAAGAAGTTCAAGGCGATGCTCACCCAGATGAAGAAGGACGTCGAGAGCGGCAAGCAGTTCTCCGACGCCCTCATGCGCTACCCGAAAGTCTTCAGCCCCCTCTACATCAACATGGTGAAGGCCTCGGAACTGTCCGGCGGCTTCTCAAAGATGTTGGACCGCATCGCGACCTACCTCATGCAGCAGATCGAGACGCGCAGCATGGTCGTCGGCGCGATGATCTACCCCGGCATCATCGGCGTGATGGCGATCGGCACCACGATCTTCCTGCTCGCGTTCGTCGTGCCCCGCTTCGGTGTCATCTTCAAGGGCAAGGAAGCGCTCCTGCCCGCCCCGACGCGCGTGCTGAACATGATGAGCGCGTTCGTCGTCGATTACTGGTATGTCTTGCTCTCGGCAGTGGTGATGGCGGCCTGGGCGTTCGTGCTCATGCTGCGCACCGACTGGGGCCGGCTGTGGTTCGACAAGGCCAAGCTGAGCGTGCCACTGTTCAAGAAGCTTTTCCGCGCGCTCTACATCAGCCGCAGCCTGCACACGATGGGCCAGTTGATCAACGCTGGCGTGCCGATGCTCGACACGATCAGCATCACCGCCGAGATCAGCGGCAACGCGCTGTATCGCCGGATGTGGCGCTCCGTTCACTCGGCCGTAAAACAGGGCAAAAAGATCAGCCAACCCTTGCAGCGCAGCCCCCTGCTGCCGAAGTCGGTCATCCAGATGATCGGCGCGGGTGAGGAATCCGGTAAACTCGGTGAAGTGCTGGACGAGGTCAGCGAGTACTATTCGCGCGAGCTGAAACTCGTGATCAAGTCCGTGACCGCCATGATCGAACCGATCATGATCGTCGCCATGGGCAGCGTCGTCGGCTTCATCGCGATGAGCATCATCCTGCCAATCTTCAAGCTCAGCAGCATCGTGAAATAG